Proteins encoded within one genomic window of Leucoraja erinacea ecotype New England chromosome 24, Leri_hhj_1, whole genome shotgun sequence:
- the gpr61 gene encoding G-protein coupled receptor 61, with protein MAAPVSVEWEWNTSTPERQQRISPTSMFYNNSLASTDRDLVSQSIGLFLMLLVDLVGIIGNVAVMLVIIKTPLFKKFVFVFHLCLVDLTAVLILMPLGMVSSSALFDDIEFSDTLCQIYLFLSMLFISASILSILAINVERYYYIVHPMRYEVRMTLKLVMSVIICVWIKAILMSIISILGWNSQGRVNNQCSLQWDGEMYRKVFISFFGLFYFLFPVLIILIVYCNMFKVARVAAMQHRPLPTWMDTPRQRSESLSSRSTMVTSSGAPRGSPQRTFGGGKAAGILILVGGQFVFCWLPFFAFHLHSAMTPNSIRPNLWETVVTWVGYTSFSINPFFYGCLNRQIRGELSKRLTCFFKQTMEEDLRLPSREGSIEENFMQFLQRTGCNTETRSSYDASSPKLDQSVLGFRIPGQIAEETSEFLEQHIATDFTMSNSCIRMSRSPKHEA; from the coding sequence atggctgctccagtttctgtGGAATGGGAATGGAATACTTCCACTCCAGAACGACAGCAAAGAATTTCTCCTACGTCGATGTTCTACAATAATAGTCTGGCGTCTACAGACAGGGATCTTGTTTCACAATCTATTGGCCTCTTCTTGATGCTACTTGTTGACTTAGTTGGGATCATTGGAAATGTTGCCGTGATGCTTGTAATTATCAAGACTCCATTATTCAAAAAATTTGTCTTTGTTTTCCATCTATGTTTAGTGGACCTGACAGCTGTCTTAATCCTAATGCCGTTAGGGATGGTATCCAGCTCTGCTCTGTTTGATGACATAGAGTTCAGTGACACCTTGTGTCAGATATATCTATTCCTAAGCATGTTATTCATTAGTGCATCTATATTATCTATCCTGGCCATTAATGTCGAACGATACTACTATATAGTACATCCGATGAGATATGAAGTAAGAATGACACTAAAGCTGGTGATGTCTGTCATTATATGCGTGTGGATCAAAGCCATCTTAATGTCAATAATTTCAATTTTGGGCTGGAATTCCCAAGGCCGTGTGAACAATCAGTGTTCCTTGCAATGGGATGGAGAGATGTACAGAAAGGTCTTCATATCTTTCTTTGGCCTGTTTTATTTTTTGTTCCCGGTCTTAATTATTCTGATAGTCTACTGCAACATGTTCAAGGTGGCCagggtggcagcaatgcaacacagACCATTGCCCACATGGATGGATACACCACGGCAGAGGTCAGAGTCACTCAGCAGTAGGTCCACCATGGTCACCAGCTCTGGAGCACCAAGAGGATCTCCACAAAGGACATTTGGAGGgggaaaggcagccggcatcctCATCCTGGTTGGGggccagtttgtgttttgctggctgccattttttgcTTTCCACTTGCATTCTGCTATGACCCCAAATTCAATCAGGCCGAACCTCTGGGAAACAGTTGTTACATGGGTCGGATATACCTCCTTTAGTATTAATCCCTTCTTTTACGGATGCCTCAATCGACAGATCCGAGGGGAACTCAGCAAACGCCTCACCTGTTTCTTTAAACAGACGATGGAAGAGGATCTCCGGCTACCCAGCCGAGAAGGGTCTATTGAGGAGAATTTCATGCAATTTCTGCAGAGGACAGGTTGCAACACAGAAACTAGGTCCAGCTACGATGCTTCCAGTCCAAAGTTAGACCAGTCAGTCCTGGGTTTCAGGATACCTGGTCAGATTGCGGAAGAAACATCAGAATTCCTTGAACAGCACATAGCCACTGACTTTACGATGTCCAATAGCTGTATTAGAATGAGCAGGTCACCGAAACACGAAGCTTAA